The stretch of DNA CTTGATTGATATTGACCAGAGTCCTATTGGACGAACGCCAAGGTCTAACCCTGCTACCTATACAGGAGTTTTTGACGATATACGTGACCTATTTGCCCAGACAAACGAAGCCAAGATTCGAGGCTACAAGAAGGGTCGTTTCAGTTTCAATGTCAAGGGTGGTCGTTGTGAAGCCTGCTCAGGTGACGGGATTATCAAGATTGAGATGCACTTCTTGCCAGATGTTTATGTGGCTTGTGAAGTCTGCCATGGAACCCGCTACAACAGTGAGACCCTAGAAGTTCATTACAAGGAAAAAAATATCTCGCAGGTCTTGGATATGACCGTCAACGATGCGGTAGAATTCTTCCAACATATTCCGAAAATTCAACGTAAACTTCAGACCATCAAGGATGTGGGACTGGGATATGTGACGCTAGGGCAACCAGCTACCACCCTTTCTGGAGGAGAAGCCCAGCGTATGAAGCTGGCTAGTGAACTCCACAAACGCTCGACAGGCAAGTCATTCTATATTCTGGATGAGCCAACGACAGGGTTGCATACTGAGGACATTGCTCGCTTACTTAAAGTCTTGGCTCGCTTTGTAGACGATGGCAATACAGTCCTTGTTATCGAGCACAATCTGGATGTTATCAAGACGGCAGACCATATTATTGACTTGGGACCTGAAGGTGGTGTCGGTGGTGGAACCATCATCGCAACAGGAACTCCAGAAGAAGTAGCGGCCAACGAAGCTAGCTACACAGGACACTATTTGAAAGGAAAATTAAAACATGAATAAACGTGTACAAGCATTTCTAGCTAAAATGCAAGAAAAAGAACTAGATGGCATTATCATCAACAACCTTAAAAACGTCTATTATTTGACTGGTTTTTGGGGCTCAAACGGAACAGTCTTCATCAGCCGTGACCGTCAGGTCTTGGTGACAGACTCTCGCTATATCATTGCAGCTAAGCAAGAAACCAGTGGGTTTGAGATTGTGGCTGATCGTGATGAATTGGCTGTCATTGCAGGCATTGTTAAGGATATGGGCTTGTCTCGAATCGGTTTTGAGGATGAGATTTCAGTATCTTATTACCACCGTATGCAGGTAGCCTTTGAAGGAATTGACTTGCTTCCACAAACTCAGTTTGTTGAAGGTCTTCGAATGATTAAGGATGAGGCAGAGATTGCAGCGATTCGCAAGGCTTGTTCTATCTCAGACCAAGCTTTCCGCGATGCGCTTGACTTTATTAAGCCAGGAAAAACTGAAATTGAAATTGCCAACTTCCTTGACTTCCGTATGCGTGAGTTGGGAGCATCTGGCTTATCTTTTGACACTATTCTAGCTAGTGGTATCAACTCTTCCAAACCTCATGCTCATCCTATGCACAAACCAGTGGAACTAGGAGAAGCCGTTACTATGGACTTCGGTTGCCTTTATGACCACTATGTCAGTGATATGACCCGGACTATCTACTTGGGACACGTCAGTGATGAGCAGGCAGAGATTTACAATACGGTTCTCAAAGCCAACCAAGCCTTGATTGACCAAGCTAAGGCTGGCTTAGGTTTCCGTGACTTTGACAAAATTCCTCGTGATATTATCATTGAAGCAGGCTATGGCGACTACTTTACCCACGGTATCGGACACGGTATTGGGCTGGATATTCATGAAGAGCCTTACTTTAGCCAAACTTCTACAGAAACTATTAAGGCAGGTATGGCCTTGACCGATGAACCAGGTATCTACATCGAAGGCAAATATGGCGTTCGTATTGAGGATGATATCCTGATTACAGAGACAGGTTGTGAATTGTTGACCCTAGCTCCAAAAGAGTTGATAGTTATCTAAGAATTAAACAACTCAGATGATTGACTTTTAAATTTTAAAGGTTTATACTGAAAGACGAAAACGGTAGGT from Streptococcus mitis encodes:
- a CDS encoding M24 family metallopeptidase; translated protein: MNKRVQAFLAKMQEKELDGIIINNLKNVYYLTGFWGSNGTVFISRDRQVLVTDSRYIIAAKQETSGFEIVADRDELAVIAGIVKDMGLSRIGFEDEISVSYYHRMQVAFEGIDLLPQTQFVEGLRMIKDEAEIAAIRKACSISDQAFRDALDFIKPGKTEIEIANFLDFRMRELGASGLSFDTILASGINSSKPHAHPMHKPVELGEAVTMDFGCLYDHYVSDMTRTIYLGHVSDEQAEIYNTVLKANQALIDQAKAGLGFRDFDKIPRDIIIEAGYGDYFTHGIGHGIGLDIHEEPYFSQTSTETIKAGMALTDEPGIYIEGKYGVRIEDDILITETGCELLTLAPKELIVI